The Spiroplasma endosymbiont of Atherix ibis nucleotide sequence TTTAGAATACTTGGTGTAACAGAATCTTCATGACCTAAAGTTTTCCTATAATATTTATTTGCAATAGCTTCATATTCTCAATTAGATAAATTTTGTTCTTGAGCATTACTTACTGGTATTTTTGTTAATCTTTTTTCTTGGTAAATAGGAATTGCAAGTAAAGGTGAAAATCCTAAAAAGAAATTATTAAAAGTACCCATATTAAGTGCCATAAAACCACTTTTAATTTTTTCAAAATCAAAATGCTTATATTCTTCTACATTTCTTTCCAAAGCTAAATAATCAATATAGTTATTAAATAAAATACTTAAATTTGAGACTTTTTTCAATCTAAAATTATTTTTAGAATCAAAATAAGGTGCTTTAATAAGTTCTATTAATTGCTTTCTCAGCTTTTTTATCCAATTTATATAATTCTTTTTGAAATTCTTTATCACTTAAATCTTTTAAAGATTTAAGTGGTTTTCGATCAAAATCTAAATTAGGACAATGTTCATTATAATAAAATATAGATGATTTATTATAATAAAAAGGCATTGGTTTAATAACACTAGCATAAAGAATTTCAGTTCTTGTTCGTGTTTTTGAATTTCCCTGTGAATCAGTATAATTTTCAGTTCAGAATATGGTTAGAGATCCTATATATTCTTTTTTTCTAATTTCATGAACTTTTGTTTTTACTATTATAAATGGGTTATTTACAAGTTATCCACTTGATAGATCAACTACAGTTTTATCACTTTCTAAATCTTTTAATCCAATACTTTTGAAAAAATTAAGTTTAGTATTTTGTAAGTAATTGTCAAATTTAACTAAACCTAATGTACTTTCAATTAGTTTTTTTGATATTCTACTATAAAATAAATTATTTAAAGATTTCATTTGTTCTCAAGCTTTTTGAGTTAACTCATTAATTTCTAATTGAATTTTGTTTACTATTGTTGATAAATTCTTTATTAATTTATTTATCCTTAAAAAAATTAATAATAAAAAAGATATTAATAATATTACACATATTGAAATAGTTATTGAGATATACAATATAAATTTATCTAAGTCTTTTAAAAAGTAAAAAGCAATAACTGGTGTTAAAATAGATATTAAACACATAATTATAAGAAATAGTCTCAAACCTTTATATTTACTTATAACTTTTTTTGTACTGTTTAATTTCTTTTCTTGTTTTTCAATTGATTCTACAGTAATACTGTTCAAATTTTTATCAACTTTTGATATTTTAAAAAGTCTTTCAAACTCTTTTTCACAGTTTAACTGATGCTCTGATTGATAAATTTTAAATTCTTTTGCTGGATTATATATAATTTCCTTCATTATTTGATTCCTCCAAAATTAAATAAATTATATTATAATTTTTAAAAAAACAACATCTTTTTTATAGTAAAATAGAAAAAATTCCAATTTTATGGAATTTTTATTTTTTAGTTTCTAAATTATTAATAATTGTTTCTGGAAGTTCTTCAAATTTACCTGTTCTAATAAATTGTAAAGTTTCTTCTATACTAATTAAGGATTCTCCTGCTCTTTCTAGGTTCTTTAATTGTCTCACTATTGTAATAATTTTTTTTGATTCAACTTGATTTTTAGCTTCAAAATTTCTTAAAGCCAATGTATTTGAAAGTGTTGAGAATTCTAAACTTAATTGTTCTTCTACTTTTAGAACTTTCTGATGTTGATCGTTATCATAATTTTCAATTAAAGTTGATACTATATTTAACATTTTATTTACAAGATCAAACATTTTTGAAATATATTCAATTTCTATTAGTTCAGGATTGTATTTAATTGTAAATGCACAAATATGTTTTGCAACATCAGCAATTCTTTCAATTTCACGACTTATCAAAACTCCCCCAACAGCTAATCTTAAATCCCCTGCAACCATTTGCTGTTTTGCAATTTTTCATAAAGCCATTTTTGTAAATGTATTTTGCATATCGTTAATTTTTAAGTCATTTTCAACTACTTCTTTTGCTAATTCAAAATTTTGTGCTTTTAGAGATTCGAAAGTGTTTGCATACTGAGATTTAGTAACTTCAACTAACTTAATTAACTCTCGTTTAATAGTTTTAATATCATTGTCTAAAATTTTATTGTATGACATTTTCGTTCCTCCTATACGAATCTTCCTGAAATATAATCTTCTGTTTTTTGATTTTTTGGATTTGTAAATATTTTCTTAGTTCTATCGTATTCAATTAACTCTCCTTGTAAAAAGAATGCTGTATAATCACTCACTCTTGTAGCTTGTGCCATTGAATGGGTAACTATTACTATTGTATATTCATTTTTTAGTTTTAAAATAAGTTCTTCAACTTTCAAAGTTGCAATTGGATCTAAAGCACTTGTAGGTTCATCCATTAGCAATATTTTTGGTCTCATAGCTATTGCTCTTGCTATACATAATCTTTGTTGCTGACCACCGCTTAATCCTAGAGCTGAATCCTTTAAATAATCTTTTACATCTTCTCAAAGTGCAGCTTTTTTTAATGAGTCTTCAACAATTTGATTTAAAGCATTTTTATCTGTAATTCCTTGATTTCTAGGACCAAAAGCAACATTATCATAAATTGACATTGGAAAAGGATTAGCTTTTTGAAAAACCATTCCTACTTCTGTTCTTAATTTTACAACATCTGTTCCTTTTTTATATACATCTTTATTATGAACCTTAATTGAACCATCAATTGCTATATTATCAACTAAATCATTCATTCTATTAATTGATCTTAAAAGCGTTGATTTTCCACAACCAGAAGGACCAATAAATGCTGTTACTGTATTTTCTTTAACAGCCATATTTATATCAAATAAAGCTTGTTTTGAACCACCATTATAATAAAAATTAAAGTTTTCAATTTCAATTACATTTGATCTTTGTTTTAATAGCAGTTTTTTATGTTTTTGAAATATTTTTTCTTCTGATATAAGTTCTAATTCATTAGTATTATTATATATTATATCATCATCTGCCATTGCTTTTTTATCTAAAGACATTTTTTACTCCTCCTTTTGCTTTTGAATTTTTTTAATATTTTTTTTAGAATTATTTTTGGCCTCTGCTTTAATTGTTTTAATTACATTATTTCTTACTTTTGAATTTTTATAATAAGTTTTTCACCTATTTACATTGAAATAAGAAATTCATTTTTTATATAGTGATATTGTATCTTTTTTAGTTTTTTTAGCAACTTTTTTAATATAAGATATTGTAAATATTGATATAAAAGCTTTAAACTTTAATTTAAATGGTATTTTCTTATGAACTGGATTTAATTTAATTCCAATATATTTACTTAAAAAATTTAATCCTAGTACTAAGAATATTGTAACAAGTGCTATTTGATATGCAACTCCTAAAGTATGTGGATCGTTTCCTTCTGAAGCCATCATATAAATTTGAGTTGTTAAAGTAGCTCCTGATGAAAAGAAACCTTCTGAAGGCATTCTAACTGCTGTTCCTAATGTTAGATATACAGGAGCTGATTCACCTATAATTCTTGCAACAGCTAAAATAGTTCCTGTAACAAGTCCTTTTGTTGAATTTGGAATAATAATTTTAAACAAAACTCCAGTTTTTGTCATACCCATTCCATATGCAGCTTCTTTATATAAAGAAGGAACAGATGTTATTGAATCTTCAAATGCTGTAATCATCGAGGGCAAGATAACTATTGTCATTGTTAAACTTGAAGCAAATATAGACATTGGTATTCCCATTGCAACAACAAATAAACTTAAACTAAATACACCAAAAACAATACTTGGAGTTGATGCAAGAACATTTATTGAAAACCTAATTACTTTTGCAAATTTGCTTTCCTTATGAGCATATTCTGCCAAATATATTGCTACAATTAATGCTAATGGTATTGCAAATATTATAGTTCCTAAAACTAACAATATTGTTGTAAATAATAATGCAAATATACCACTTCTTTGTCCTTCAATTTCTATAAATGCCCTACTATCAAAACCACCAATTCCTTTAAACATAACAGTTAATAATATTCAACTTGTAAATACAATAATTATGGCTGTTGAAGTTATCATAAAGAATTTTAAAACAGCACTTTCTGCTTTTTTTCCAAATCTTTTTTCAGTATAAGTTTGTACTAAAATATTTAGATTGTGACTATCATATTTATAATTATTTTTTCTAATTTTAATTTTTTTATGTTTAATATTACTAATTGATTTGCTTTTCTTTTTATTAATATTTCCAATAGCAATAATTAATAAATTAATAAGAATAACTATTATAAATAAAACCATACCAATTGCATATAGTGCAGATTCATGAGTTGTTCCATGATTTTCTAGCATTTCTAAACCAATTGTTCCTGCTAAAGTTCTAATTGATGAAAAAATGAATCCTAAAAAACCATCATCACTATTTAAACCTTTTGTTGAGTTTCCAGCAATCAAAATAACTGCCATAGTTTCACCAATAATTCTTGCAACACCAGTAATAATAGCTGTAATAATTTTTGGCATAGCAGAAACTAAAACTACTCCAAAAGTTGTTTTTTCTTTTGTCATTCCTAATCCTAATGATGCATACCTGTGACCTTCTGGAACAGCTTCAATAGCATTAATTGATAATGTAATCATTGTTGGCAATGCCATAAATGCTAATGTAAAACTAGCTGTCATCATATTACCACTTGTTGGAGCTCCAATTGCTACAAAAATTGGTCCGATTTGATCTAATGCAAATAAACCAAAAACAACTGAAGGAATTCCTGCTAATAATTGAATTACAGTAACTACAAATTTTTTAGTTCTATTTTTTAAATATTCTGTTATAAATAATGAACTAAATATTGTTAAGGGAATCGCAAATAATAGTGTAAAAAACATCATCATTAAAGTAGAAAGAATTATTTTACCTAAACCATATTTACCTTCTCCATCTTTTCCAGGAGATCAGTTTCCTGAAAATAAGAATTTAAAAAATGAAAATTCTTTAAAAACTGGAACTGATTTGTATAAAATAAAGCCTACTAAAACCGTCAATATTAATAAAACAATAGTTGTTATAGATAAAATAGATATCTTAGTTGATAAATCCATTTTGGATGCTTTTGCTTTAGGAAGCTTTTTTACTTGTGTTTTAAGCATAATTACCTCCTAATAATTTTTTAGAAGATGGAGATTGATAATTCATATGTCTTACAAGTCCTTCGTCATCAAAAACTGATTTAGCCTCATCTTTGCTGTTCATTCAATTAAATAATTGAATTAATTGTTCTAAATTTTTATTATAGATATTAAAGATTGCTATAAATGGTCTTTTAAAAGTATATGCTGTTGGATTTTTAATAAACTCTTCAGTATTACTTGGTTTTTCTGCTTCTGGATTTTGTCAATCTTGTCATTGATTATTTATTCATTCTTTTGGTTTATTACTTTTATTAATTGCTAATTTTGTACCATTAATACCTGCTAATTTAATTGCTCCATTTTCTGTTAATTGTCCTAAAAAAGCATTTGAAACATATCCTATACTTGAAACATTACTCATATTTTCAATCATTGAACCATTTGAATTAACTACATTTGATGAATGCATATCTTTAATTCCTGTTAAATCTGAGAAAGCTGTCCTAGTTCCTGAACCATCTTCTCTTGTAAAAGTAACTATTTTTGTTTTATTACTTGTTGGAATTTTTTTATATAATTGAGAATAAAATTCTTCATTTTCATAACTTTTTAATACTTCTTTAGCTAATTCTTCTCAATACATATTTCCTGAATAAATTTTAGCTAATAGTTCTTTATTACTTTTTAAATCAAAATTCATTAAATCATTTAATGATATATTTTCTTCATTTCCATAAGTAATTACTTCATTTCAATAATTGGGGGAATTAAAAATTACACCAATAGCATCAATTGCAAATTCTAAAGCAATGTATGAAATTTTTTTTGAATTATTATTAGTTTTTTTAAATTCATTTAAATCTATATCTGAAAAACTACAAACTACAAGATTTGAATCTCTTGTTTCTCCACCACATACATTTAAAAAATTATTTCCTTTTGATAAAGTAGAATCACTTATATTTTTAGATATAAACCCTGCACTATACATTTCTTTTTCTACACCTCCAACACCAGCTTGACTACCTGTTGAATTATAGATAAAATCTTTTTTTTCTGATTCTTGATAATATTTCTTTGTTAATTTTTGCATAAATGGATTAACACTTGTACTTCCACCTAAAATAATTGAATTTTTAGGTGCAGCAACACTTCAAATTCATAGACCTAATACTACTGACAATAATGCCAATAATATTATGCTTATTTTCCTACTCATAAAGTTTCTCCCAGCTAAAGGCTAATATTAATTTGTATTTGATAATTTTTTTGCCTCAATAAGTTTAATTTGAACAAGTTTTGTAATACCTTTTTGTTCCATTGTTGCTCCAAATAAAGTATCACAATTTTCCATAGTACCCATTCTGTGTGTAACAATCATAAATTGCGTATTTTTTGTAAAAGTTTTAATATATTTTGCAAAACGCTCTACATTAGCAATATCAAGAGGTGCTTCAACTTCATCTAATATAACTAAAGGTATTGGTTTAACTTTTAAAATTGAAAATAAAACTGAAAGTGCAACCATTGATTTTTCTCCACCACTTAATAAGTTTAAATTAGCAATTTTTTTACCTGGTGGTGACATTTTTAAATCAATACCTGTATTTAAAATATCATCTGGATTTGTATAAATAATTGAAGCTGTTCCTCCACCAAATAAAGTTGAAAAAGTATCTGGAATTACTTTATTTACATCAGTAATAATTTTTTTAAACTGAACTATCATTTGTTGATCCATATCACTAATTGCTTCTTTTAAATTTTTTATTGATTCAAGTACATCTTGAGTTTGTTCAATATAATTTTGATATCTTATATTTTCTTCTTTATATTCCTCTATTGAATCTAAATTAACATTACCTAATAAATTTATTTCTTTTCTTAAATAATTAATTCTATCTCTAACTTCTGATTCAGTTTCCTTAATGTTTATGCTTAATTCTAAAGCTGATTCAAATGTTAAATTATAATTTAAAGATAATCTTGATGTTGCATTTGATTGTTTTTCAAACATTAAAGTACCATCAGAATTTAAACTAGCATACTTATCTTTTAGTGAAAAAAGCATTTTTCTATCTTGATCAATTATTGAATTTAAATTATTTTGTCTTTCATTTGATTTATCTTTTAAAGATCTAATTACATTTATTTGTTGTTGAATTGCATCTTTTTTATTTTCTTGTTCAGATATTTCAGAAATAATTTTAATAATTTGCTCATCAACTGACTGAAACTCTTGTTCTCCACCATTAAGTTCTTTTCCTGTAATTACTCTAAATTCTTCTCTAACCTCATTGACTTCTTTCTCTATAAATTCTGAAGAATTTCTTGAAGCTCCAATAAATGTTTGAATTTCAGCTAACTCTTCACGAAGAACTTCTATTTGATTACTAAATAAAGTTACTTCTTTAAAAATTAAATTTTCTTTTTCATCAAGCTGTTGTTTTTTTAATTCTAAATCCTCTATTTGTTGTGAATCATTTAATATGACTTTTTTATTTTTTCTGCTTCCCCCAACAATAGCTCCATGTGGTAAAACTCTTTGACCATCTAAAGTTACAATATGATATTTTTTATTAGTTAACTTTGAAACCTCAATCGCACTATCATAGTTTTCAAAAACTATATAATTTGAAAGTAAATAATCCAAAATTATTTGGTATTTTTTTTCTATTTTAACTAATTCATTTCCAAATCCTATAAAACCATTTGCTTTTTGAATTATAAATCTAGTTTCATTATTTATATAATTGGGTTTTAAATTATCTAAAGGTAAAAATGTAGCATATCCCGCTTTATTATTTTTTAAAAATTCAATTAAAGCTTTTACATCATTTGTTGATTTAACAACTATACTTTGTAATCCATTTTGAATTACAACAGAAATTGCAGTTTCATAATTTTTATCAACTTTAATTAAATCTTGAACTGGACCAATAATACCTGAAAGTGTTTTTTTATTTTCAAGAATAGTTTTTACACCTTCAAATAAATTATCTAAAGAGTTTTTTTTCAATATTAAATTTTCTAAAGTTGATTCAGTT carries:
- the pstA gene encoding phosphate ABC transporter permease PstA; the encoded protein is MLKTQVKKLPKAKASKMDLSTKISILSITTIVLLILTVLVGFILYKSVPVFKEFSFFKFLFSGNWSPGKDGEGKYGLGKIILSTLMMMFFTLLFAIPLTIFSSLFITEYLKNRTKKFVVTVIQLLAGIPSVVFGLFALDQIGPIFVAIGAPTSGNMMTASFTLAFMALPTMITLSINAIEAVPEGHRYASLGLGMTKEKTTFGVVLVSAMPKIITAIITGVARIIGETMAVILIAGNSTKGLNSDDGFLGFIFSSIRTLAGTIGLEMLENHGTTHESALYAIGMVLFIIVILINLLIIAIGNINKKKSKSISNIKHKKIKIRKNNYKYDSHNLNILVQTYTEKRFGKKAESAVLKFFMITSTAIIIVFTSWILLTVMFKGIGGFDSRAFIEIEGQRSGIFALLFTTILLVLGTIIFAIPLALIVAIYLAEYAHKESKFAKVIRFSINVLASTPSIVFGVFSLSLFVVAMGIPMSIFASSLTMTIVILPSMITAFEDSITSVPSLYKEAAYGMGMTKTGVLFKIIIPNSTKGLVTGTILAVARIIGESAPVYLTLGTAVRMPSEGFFSSGATLTTQIYMMASEGNDPHTLGVAYQIALVTIFLVLGLNFLSKYIGIKLNPVHKKIPFKLKFKAFISIFTISYIKKVAKKTKKDTISLYKKWISYFNVNRWKTYYKNSKVRNNVIKTIKAEAKNNSKKNIKKIQKQKEE
- a CDS encoding AAA family ATPase yields the protein MIFLKKIEAYGFKSFAEPTNLNFDFSMTGIVGPNGSGKSNINDAIMWALGEQSYKTLRGDSMDDIVFSGSSEKKPLNMAEVTLVFDNSNRAFSSLDYNEVSITRKFFIPTKESEYFINGSKVRLKDIQEVALETGLTKSSLAIISQGSISNFVESKPEDRRRLFDEAAGIARYKKRKEEAIRKLSRTQENLDRLNDIINEIERKLPSLKKQSKKAISYNELFNELKNIEVSVLVNDIKLYKQKIIELNDQKTELKIEISSLEKQINKKSEEFNSISQSNYNNEKELSKLNKDFTKIVEKISELKVSRISLESKKSKIDIDDKEFKSSELKNKAKELEIRLEAEEQKLAKLLKDKVDKRELLDETGGKRFNLNQELDLIRKQLAKTESTLENLILKKNSLDNLFEGVKTILENKKTLSGIIGPVQDLIKVDKNYETAISVVIQNGLQSIVVKSTNDVKALIEFLKNNKAGYATFLPLDNLKPNYINNETRFIIQKANGFIGFGNELVKIEKKYQIILDYLLSNYIVFENYDSAIEVSKLTNKKYHIVTLDGQRVLPHGAIVGGSRKNKKVILNDSQQIEDLELKKQQLDEKENLIFKEVTLFSNQIEVLREELAEIQTFIGASRNSSEFIEKEVNEVREEFRVITGKELNGGEQEFQSVDEQIIKIISEISEQENKKDAIQQQINVIRSLKDKSNERQNNLNSIIDQDRKMLFSLKDKYASLNSDGTLMFEKQSNATSRLSLNYNLTFESALELSINIKETESEVRDRINYLRKEINLLGNVNLDSIEEYKEENIRYQNYIEQTQDVLESIKNLKEAISDMDQQMIVQFKKIITDVNKVIPDTFSTLFGGGTASIIYTNPDDILNTGIDLKMSPPGKKIANLNLLSGGEKSMVALSVLFSILKVKPIPLVILDEVEAPLDIANVERFAKYIKTFTKNTQFMIVTHRMGTMENCDTLFGATMEQKGITKLVQIKLIEAKKLSNTN
- the phoU gene encoding phosphate signaling complex protein PhoU; this translates as MSYNKILDNDIKTIKRELIKLVEVTKSQYANTFESLKAQNFELAKEVVENDLKINDMQNTFTKMALWKIAKQQMVAGDLRLAVGGVLISREIERIADVAKHICAFTIKYNPELIEIEYISKMFDLVNKMLNIVSTLIENYDNDQHQKVLKVEEQLSLEFSTLSNTLALRNFEAKNQVESKKIITIVRQLKNLERAGESLISIEETLQFIRTGKFEELPETIINNLETKK
- the ptsS gene encoding phosphate ABC transporter substrate-binding protein, with protein sequence MSRKISIILLALLSVVLGLWIWSVAAPKNSIILGGSTSVNPFMQKLTKKYYQESEKKDFIYNSTGSQAGVGGVEKEMYSAGFISKNISDSTLSKGNNFLNVCGGETRDSNLVVCSFSDIDLNEFKKTNNNSKKISYIALEFAIDAIGVIFNSPNYWNEVITYGNEENISLNDLMNFDLKSNKELLAKIYSGNMYWEELAKEVLKSYENEEFYSQLYKKIPTSNKTKIVTFTREDGSGTRTAFSDLTGIKDMHSSNVVNSNGSMIENMSNVSSIGYVSNAFLGQLTENGAIKLAGINGTKLAINKSNKPKEWINNQWQDWQNPEAEKPSNTEEFIKNPTAYTFKRPFIAIFNIYNKNLEQLIQLFNWMNSKDEAKSVFDDEGLVRHMNYQSPSSKKLLGGNYA
- the pstB gene encoding phosphate ABC transporter ATP-binding protein PstB, which produces MSLDKKAMADDDIIYNNTNELELISEEKIFQKHKKLLLKQRSNVIEIENFNFYYNGGSKQALFDINMAVKENTVTAFIGPSGCGKSTLLRSINRMNDLVDNIAIDGSIKVHNKDVYKKGTDVVKLRTEVGMVFQKANPFPMSIYDNVAFGPRNQGITDKNALNQIVEDSLKKAALWEDVKDYLKDSALGLSGGQQQRLCIARAIAMRPKILLMDEPTSALDPIATLKVEELILKLKNEYTIVIVTHSMAQATRVSDYTAFFLQGELIEYDRTKKIFTNPKNQKTEDYISGRFV